Sequence from the Ectothiorhodospira sp. BSL-9 genome:
TCGCGAGATCAAACAGGAAATCGGCAGCGCCCAGACACAGACCCGTACACCTGAGGCGGTCACTAACCACCTAAACTTCTGCATGATGGCCACGTCACTCACCTGGGTGTATGGCCAACACCTGGAAAAGGCACGACCACGCCGTTACGCTACCCGTAAACGCATCGAATATGCCTTCGCTGACCTGCGCCGGTCTCTCGCCCGCCGCCTCAAGGATGAGGGTTTTGGTATCCGTTGCCTGGATTCGCCAAAACCCCCACAAAAACCCCTGATTGCGCGGCTACTGGATCTCGCAGCGTAAGGGATCTCGGAAACTTCAGTTTTCAGACAGAACCTAAGCTATTTCATTAACCGAATAACCGGTGTGCCCTACGAAACAGCAACATTTGCTTCCAGCACGGCAGTATTCTGATTAGGGAACATCACTTTAGCCCAGCCTCTAGCCATCGCCTCTTGTTCGAACCATTTCCTGACCGACTCAGAAACATTGGAAGCCTGATTTGAAGGATTCGCCTGATTGTACAAGCCCAGGATGGCATTTCTTTCGACAATAACATGTGGGTTATTTACGCTCCGATCATTTGGGTCGGGAAACTCGAATGGGCGGCCTTGCGTCATCATCATTTTCCTCGCTGGTGTGAGTAATATAAGGATGCAACCTGCAGAGCTTACTTAGCCGGCCCGGCCGCATCCCACTTGCGAAACCCCTCGCATACCAGGTTCCTTGCCGGTCTGATAAAATACTCCCCCGCCGTCCAAGGCAGGCGCTGAGTTTCAGGGTTGCGTTTTTCGATCTCAAACGCATGTGACGAGCCTCTGGCATGCGGGCGTCAGCCAACGTTGATGTGAGATTAACGCAAAGCACCAATCATTGTCCAGGTGCTTGACATTCGGTCCCTTCCAGCATCTGAATGTGCTCATACAACTCTTGGCGAAAGATCTCTACATCAAGTGGTGCGGAAATACCGAGCTTCACCTGTCCTCCACTCCGCTTCAATGGTTCGATAACCACATCGTCACCGATATGGAGGCGGTCGTTGATGGTTAGATCGATGATCTTCATGCTCGAAGGCTGAGGTATCCCCACGTTTTCGCAGGCAGAATTCCTTGTGAAACAGTGGGATAAGAGGAGGTAGGGGTGGACATGCACCGGCAAGATCGTGATTCTTTAAGGTTACGAAGCCGAAAAAGAAGCACGAAACAAGCCGATGCACGCCACGGACCTGATTCACGCAAACTTGGGGGTTGCTTGTCAATCCATTCACCGCACCCGCTTCAACGCGCTGTTGACCGCGACGGCGGCGGCCCTGGACGGGCAGACCACCTCGGTTACCGGTCTTGGCCGGGCATCGCAGCGGCAGATCACAGAAAAGGCGAGCATCAAGCAGATGGATCGGCTGGTGGGTAACCCCAGGATGCATCAAGAGGCGGCGACGGTTTATCAGGCCATGGCTCACTGGCTGGTTGGCCAGGAAGAGCGCCCGGTGATTCTGGTGGATTGGTCGCCGGTGGCAGTGGATGAGAGCATTCACGTGTTGCGCGTCTCGGTGCCCGTGGGTGGCCAGGGAAGAACCCTGTACCAGGAGT
This genomic interval carries:
- a CDS encoding carbon storage regulator yields the protein MKIIDLTINDRLHIGDDVVIEPLKRSGGQVKLGISAPLDVEIFRQELYEHIQMLEGTECQAPGQ